A section of the Agromyces aurantiacus genome encodes:
- a CDS encoding putative quinol monooxygenase, which yields MTYVCTVRWVARDGEAATVRELLRELVAASRAEPGNLSYRAAESIDAPGTFRLFEAYVDEASFQAHAASEHFARLALHGAVPLLAHREREFGIAIEP from the coding sequence ATGACCTACGTCTGCACCGTCCGCTGGGTCGCACGTGACGGCGAGGCCGCCACGGTGCGCGAGCTGCTCCGCGAGCTGGTCGCCGCGAGCCGCGCCGAGCCCGGCAACCTGTCGTACCGGGCCGCGGAGTCGATCGACGCCCCCGGCACGTTCCGGCTCTTCGAGGCCTACGTCGACGAGGCCTCGTTCCAGGCGCACGCGGCATCCGAGCACTTCGCCCGGCTGGCACTGCACGGCGCCGTGCCGCTGCTCGCGCACCGCGAGCGCGAGTTCGGCATCGCGATCGAACCGTGA